From a single Erpetoichthys calabaricus chromosome 1, fErpCal1.3, whole genome shotgun sequence genomic region:
- the LOC127527643 gene encoding uncharacterized protein LOC127527643: protein MMALGLLILLIGGVLNEVGATTLGGEATETTPVRWWWNDSTKPRRQENTTCLENQSCNVLNITTGDGCTIYSSNLKVPGVKPQKYLIECSENLNITWTSKVTWCMGPWNGSKVQCEVNATSGEYTSNKPGPIGWINATEIINRTIPMLAIAVWARTPITRQSHVEPIIDTCKLVSMTAKRTKVTWQVTFPLLPQCKRAKRAWYDTFLGGVGTTLGTLNTVDNEITANKLENVGRHTHKVADQMARWLPQSMVSHQQTVNWEQRASDWIITASNDTRWLNVSTFMNWTVCTFNILQAQIQKNNMQIWHDIWNFSSSLWLTVKPENTECNDTICNGYWFQYNVTTMITLCRYHVLPVVAHGHPLVLLIIIIALMTIFNCYVFCVLKRINNRARQTRLLILR, encoded by the coding sequence aattgggggTGTTCTGAATGAAGTAGGAGCCACCACATTAGGAGGCGAGGCAACGGAGACGACTCCGGTCCGATGGTGGTGGAACGATTCCACTAAGCCCAGACGTCAGGAGAACACCACGTGTCTGGAGAATCAGTCTTGCAATGTCCTCAACATTACGACTGGTGACGGGTGCACCATCTACTCCTCGAACTTGAAGGTGCCGGGGGTAAAACCACAGAAGTATCTGATTGAGtgctctgaaaacttaaatattacctggacgtcgaaagtaacttggtgtatggggccctggaacggctccaaggtacagtgcgaggtcaatgcaacatcaggcgaatacacctctaataagcctgggcccattggctggatcaatgcaactgaaattattaacaggactataccaatgcttgctatagccgtgtgggctagaacccccataacgagacagtcacatgtagaaccaataattgacacatgtaaacttgtttctatgacagcaaaaaggactaaggttacatggcaagtgacgtttccactgttgccacagtgtaagcgtgctaaacgggcatggtatgacactttcttaggaggggttggcaccaccctaggaactttaaacaccgtagataatgaaataactgcaaacaagcttgagaatgtgggacgacatactcacaaagtggcagaccaaatggctaggtggttacctcagtccatggtctctcatcagcaaacagtaaactgggaacaacgcgcttcagattggATAATCACGGCTAGCAATGACACTCGATGGTTAAATGTCTCAACTTTCATGAActggactgtatgcacttttaacatattacaagcacagatacagaaaaataatatgcaaatatggcaTGATATATGGAACTTTAGCAGTAGCTTATGGTTAACGGTTAAACCTGAAAATACTGAGTGTAATGATACAATATGTAATGGGTATTGGTTTCAATACAATGTTACCACTATGATAACCTTGTGTAGATATCACGTTTTACCTGTTGTTGCACACGGACACCCTTTggtgctgcttattattattattgctttaatgactatatttaattgctatgtgttttgtgttttaaaacgaattaataacagagcacgacagacaaggttgctgattttgcgctga